From a single Ascaphus truei isolate aAscTru1 chromosome 2, aAscTru1.hap1, whole genome shotgun sequence genomic region:
- the LOC142488408 gene encoding uncharacterized protein LOC142488408 isoform X2, whose protein sequence is MDPPLLSFPVVVPERFEIKSEKEEPNTEEHLTPIKSETVPFPISEIGLNEEQNLSSDTSRSCLTPRSPEVPKNNDSCHILDTCKEPVPHDGEFTDLVQHTAVTDSKYGSSKRYPRDLRRSRGSQPFLCRQCGKSFSLDSDLLKHLCVPAREQTFTCTDGGSSFSLTGERLSQQMIQTAVTPFTCTVCGKQLSSKTTFLNHQRIHTGEKPFTCTECGKQFRVKSNLFMHQRIHTGVKPFTCSECGKQFSTKKHLLRHQITHTGDKPFTCAECGKQFKYKGSLLRHQMIHTGEKPFTCTECSKSFATKKERRSHERIHTGEKPFTCSECCKSFSRKYSLLQHEWIHTGDKPFTCTECGKQFSFKSNLLMHQRIHTGEKPFTCTECGKQFSFKSNLLNHQMIHTGEKPFTCAECGKQFSIKSSLLEHQRIHSEDKSFICTECGKQFKCKGSLLRHQRIHTGEKQFPCTECGMQFGTKNHLLRHQMTHKGEKQFICAECSESFSTKVDLVNHEQIHTGEKPFTCTECGKQFHIKRNLLTHQMDHTVEKIFTCT, encoded by the coding sequence agatcggcctgaatgaggaacagaacttgagctctgatacatccagaagctgtctgactcctcgcagcccagaagtgccaaaaaacaatgattcctgccacatcctggacacgtgcaaggaaccagtgccacatgatggtgaatttacagaccttgtacagcacacagcagtgacggactctaaatatgggtccagcaaaaggtatccgAGAGATTTAAGAAGAAGCCGCGGTTCTCAGCCTTTTCTCTGTCGTCAATGTGGCAAAAGCTTCTCACTGGACAGTGACCTGCTCAAACACCTTTGTGTCCCCGCTAGAGagcaaacctttacatgtacagatgGTGGGAGCAGTTTCTCACTGACGGGGGAACGTCTTTCACAGCAGATGATTCAGACAGCAGTGACTCCTTTTAcgtgtacagtgtgtgggaaacagttaAGTAGTAAGACAACCTTCCTCaatcaccagaggattcatacaggggagaaaccatttacatgtacagagtgtgggaaacaattccgtGTGAAGAGCAACCTCTTCatgcaccagaggattcatacaggggtgaaaccattcacatgttcagagtgtgggaaacagtttAGTACTAAGAAACACCTACTCAGACACCAAATTACTCATACAGGGgataaaccattcacatgtgcagagtgtgggaaacaattcaaatATAAGGGTagtctcctcagacaccagatgattcatactggagagaaaccattcacatgtacagagtgtagtaaaagctttgcAACAAAGAAGGAGCGTCGCAGCCATGAGcgtattcatacaggggagaaaccattcacatgttcagagtgttgtaaaagcttttcTAGGAAGTATAGCCTTCTTCAACATGagtggattcatacaggggataaaccattcacatgtacagagtgcggGAAACAATTCAGTTTTAAGAGCAACCTCCTTatgcaccagaggattcatacaggggagaaaccattcacatgtacagagtgcgggaaacaattcagttttaagagcaacctcctcaatcaccagatgattcatacaggggagaaaccattcacatgtgcagagtgtgggaaacaattcagtattaagagcAGCCTTCTCGAGCACCAGAGAATTCATTCAGAAGATAAATCATTcatatgtacagagtgtgggaaacaatttaaaTGTAAGGGTagtctcctcagacaccagaggattcatacaggggagaagcaattcccatgtacagagtgtgggatgCAATTCGGTACTAAGAaccacctcctcagacaccagatgactcataaaGGGGAGAAACAATTCATATGTGCAGAGTGTAGTGAAAGCTTTTCTACAAAGGTGGACCTCGTCAACCATGAGcagattcatacaggagagaaaccattcacatgtacagagtgtgggaaacaattccatATTAAGCGAAACCTTCTCACACACCAGATGGATCATACAGTGGAAAAAATATTCACATGTACataa